A window of the Deltaproteobacteria bacterium genome harbors these coding sequences:
- the scpB gene encoding SMC-Scp complex subunit ScpB, with translation MRAVIMAKNKTLEENPGEQLFLGLEEPTKDFFTEEAAFASEENSEAVDLSDAEDAFADNPEFIEGTELEEFEPVNIEDLEIVEDEHAESIIESMLFATDKPVSVHSIKLVFKGTNVKGDKIRKILSKLALDYASGHRGITLEEVPGGYQLRTKIENMNFLKRTLKARPFKLSGPALEVLAIVAYKQPLIKHEIDEIRGVESGHLLRALMEKNLVTFAGKSDLPGKPMQYVTTKKFLEIFGLRNLKELPTLAQIDELLPEGIHEDDDIKNTKLSSITDSMAQNREEMSYSQGEEELTKLTEELSEITTSSDFFEKEKQRQKEKKDFEKAQNIREALELGEEVSTRDKNWLLRYDEAIAVGKQLNDASPEPAREPEPDESSSVNFEEAEEELPYIASDEELEGEV, from the coding sequence ATGAGGGCAGTAATCATGGCTAAGAATAAAACTCTCGAAGAAAATCCAGGTGAGCAACTCTTTCTAGGGCTAGAAGAGCCTACGAAGGATTTTTTTACCGAAGAAGCGGCTTTTGCTTCAGAGGAAAATTCAGAAGCTGTAGACCTTTCAGATGCTGAGGACGCGTTTGCTGATAATCCAGAATTTATTGAAGGCACAGAACTTGAGGAGTTTGAACCCGTAAATATTGAAGATTTAGAGATAGTCGAAGATGAGCATGCTGAATCTATCATAGAATCTATGTTGTTTGCGACAGACAAACCAGTCAGTGTTCATTCCATTAAATTAGTTTTTAAGGGTACCAATGTTAAAGGTGATAAAATACGAAAAATTCTTTCTAAATTAGCACTGGATTATGCCAGTGGCCATCGTGGTATCACATTGGAAGAAGTTCCTGGAGGCTATCAACTCCGAACCAAAATAGAAAATATGAATTTTTTAAAAAGAACCCTAAAGGCGAGGCCGTTTAAGTTATCGGGTCCTGCCCTTGAAGTTTTAGCTATTGTTGCTTACAAGCAGCCTTTAATTAAGCATGAAATTGATGAAATTCGCGGGGTGGAATCAGGTCATTTGTTGAGGGCGCTGATGGAAAAAAACCTCGTTACTTTTGCTGGTAAAAGTGATTTGCCAGGAAAGCCCATGCAGTATGTAACAACGAAAAAATTTCTAGAAATTTTTGGTTTAAGAAACCTCAAAGAATTACCTACCTTAGCTCAAATTGATGAATTACTTCCTGAGGGTATTCATGAGGATGATGATATTAAAAATACAAAACTGAGCTCTATCACAGATTCTATGGCGCAGAATAGAGAAGAAATGTCTTACTCGCAAGGTGAGGAAGAGCTAACAAAGCTGACTGAGGAATTAAGTGAGATCACAACCTCTTCTGATTTTTTTGAAAAAGAAAAACAAAGGCAAAAGGAAAAGAAAGATTTTGAAAAAGCTCAAAATATAAGGGAAGCCTTAGAATTGGGAGAAGAGGTTTCCACGCGCGATAAGAATTGGCTACTTCGCTATGATGAAGCCATTGCTGTGGGAAAGCAGCTCAACGATGCGAGTCCAGAGCCGGCACGTGAACCAGAGCCAGATGAGTCTAGTTCTGTTAACTTTGAGGAAGCTGAAGAAGAGCTTCCTTATATTGCTAGTGACGAGGAGTTAGAGGGCGAAGTCTAA